The DNA region CTTAATTCTTAACACATTATTTACTGTGATAGTCTGCAGTTTGGGACACAGATTTCAGTGGTCATGGCCATCTTTGTGACGTACTAATGCACATACTGCAAATTAAGTTTCCATAACTGATGATGTCAATTAAGTCTATGAGTCACCCCAGCCATAGTATTAACCCTGATAGACATGGCACAACTGCAGGTACAGTAACAGTGTGCgtgtttttgtgtgtaaacaTTTATGTACCCATGTAAGGTGCTGGTGAGGAAGGGTTTGTGCTGGGTCTCGACTTCCAGTGCCTGCGCCTCTGGGTTGTCCCTCACGATCAGCAAACCTTCTGGGGTCACTTTTTCTCTCAGCACCTGCGGTTCTCTGTGGTATGCTACCTGGATCCGGAACAGCAGTCCATCCTGAAATCCAAcaaaatcaatgctcaatttctATCAGAAACGGGTCActtttcccacaaaaaaaaaaaaagaaatactacaGACAAACCTTAACCAAGACCTTTTCTCTAAAATGACTAAACTAAACTCTACCTTCCACACATCCAGATGTGCAGGTGTGGCTTGGCACATGTAGTCATGCTGCTGTTTGAGCAGCTCTCCGAGGCGAAGGTGGAACGCTGCTTTAATATGGCGGATTGCCAATCGCTCATTGGGCCACTTTCCACTCCCCTCCATATGACAAATAACTGGTAATGAAGTAAGAAACAAAAATGACCACCATTTTTCATAACGATGTACTCTATATAATGTCCCTACTTTTTCAAGCagagaataaaaaggaaaataactaacttaataaataagtaaataaatacgcAGTGTTGAAAAATGAGTAGAAATGTCACTGGATTACCTTTAACAGGAGTTATATAGTGTGGACAAGCCTTCCAATCTTGAGGAAGTAAAGCATTTAAAGTCTTTTCCTTCTTAAAAAAGGAACTTTCCAACTTGGCTGGTTCAGGAGGGAACACCTAAAAGGAcacaacacacattttattttaatgaccAGTGGCTAACATTAGCAGACAATTGACACTTTTTGAACGATACTCTATTTGCTTTTCCATTAGGCAAGTTTGGTACACATACGGGCAGCCTAGATGGTTGGCAATATGTTGGCAGAATGACCATCCTGCCTCTCCTAATGCTGatgcgctagcagttagccgctaatgctgctgcacccagccttagtggaaatctggaactcTAAGagaactgtaaataaactgacgCGCTTCACTTAACCGAATAAACttctttcaggagagaaatctgtgtagattaacatccagcgctcatttaactTTTAAGAATtgctttgtttacttagcttagctttatttaacttagttacttatatccagtgcaccttatgtatgaaaatagaccagaaaatagacattcattgatagtgtgtcttatagtgcctAAAATACTGCATATCTGCTTGAGACATAACTGAATTCTTCCTCTAAAAATAATCTTAAGAAATATCACCAGCAGATAACCAgctatattttttgtttactaagtacCATCTACCAAAAAATGAGCTGAGTTGAGTAGTGTAGTTACCATGCAGTGAAAAGAGTTTCATAGGAAAAAGCTGACCTGAGTGTATCTGAGGGCCGGGTGGGCTCCCTGCACTGAAGTGATGGACAAAGGTAGACCTTCCAACTGCCACAGCTTTCTGCTCAGGTCATCAAATGACTGGACCACCTTCAGGCTCTCCTCTTCTCCAGTACTCTTTATCTGATCAACAGCAAAATTCACATATAATTATAGACTTATAATTATGAAAGAGAAACATAAAAGACATAATATACCAAACAGATAATACATACTTCTTTTCTTAACTTAATGACCTCATGTACCCGTCCTCCCACAAAGAGGACGCTTGAATTGGGAATATCTGCATGACTACAAAGAagagacagataaacagaaagaaagagagataattaCTGCAatgcacagtattttttttcttcttatgatGCTCTTATGGGGATGTGGGCGTACAGTTCCAGAAGGTGGGTGATGATCTTCAGCAGGATCTTTCTCTTCTCGCAAGTGGATGAGCCAGGCCACAGCACTGCTTCTGTGATCGCCCCGTCCTGAAAGCGTCGCAGCTCAGAAAGAGAGCCCCACAGCTGCCGGAATTCAGCTGCctatttaaagaagaaaaaaaaagaaagagaaacagctgGAATTGAACCACAAGTACCACTACAGTGTTGTGACATCTgcttattcacatttaaatgtctcattccttcgttttttcattaattttaaaatgtctagttggggtctctagtatgaatgaatgccacgtgagccgtttttttgtgaaaaagtttTCCGGTGTTTTTCTATAGCCCTGCTTaatttcactgaattactggtctctgaagaaagacaggatttcagctcttgttcatgaatattcatacatgcaaacatatcgtctctAATTGGCTTACGGCATTGCAGCAGAAAACGCATTTGCCCAACCAGGGAActaaacagacaaacacacagtaCAAAGTCTATAAACGCTGTTTTGTTACCTAcactttaaaatactgtataatgaaaCTTCAAATTGTTCTGTAAGAGATGCAACAGAATTAATGTTTGTAATAGAGCTGTTTTGAGACGTGTGATCAGTTTTACCTCAGGGCTATCTGCTGGGGGTCCACGTTCCAGCACAGAAAAGCATTGCTCAGGGTTGAGTAGCATGCCAAATGACAGTGGTGGCTGGTCCTTGTGCTTTGGGGGCTCACTATACACAGACCACtattcaaaatcaaaatcacagAAAAGCAATGTTATTCCACTGGGAAGAAACAACATGAGGCACAAGAACTACATCCATGAATTTGACATGCAgactaatttaatttatttaaaacctatacctgtaaagctaagttaacaaaactgtaattctttcttttaaagtcaaatgaaaaCGGAATgctaatctacatagatttcactcatgaaaactgtttattttggtgagtaaagcacttcagtttatttatagtaagctataaataaactttatagtaagatttccagatttccactaaggctagccatggttagcggctaatgccgccccgAGGAATTCAGGTAAGTGTTCAGGTAACCCAGGGCagtatcagctagtggtttgtgccacaagcttgttttaacacggtaaatgtgcagactacaatCCCATAtgctcatctctgaatggcaaaagagctagtgcttagcgtggttagcggttaatgctaattctCTAAAAGTCTAAAGTCTCTAAAGTCTCAGTgttgaagaactaaactgaaactcctgtataacgctgcacttcatacataaaaattcatacataaagcgcaccagattgtaaggtgcactgatgatttttgaaaaattaaagggttatagtgcaaaaaatatcaGTCAATAAGCATATATTTGTGATTGCACATTTACCTCAGGGTCTTTAGGCAGCGAATGGACCAGAAGACGGATCCGCTGCCCAAGACCTCGTTGAAGGAGGGACAGGATGAAAGGGAGCACTGCCAGAACATAGTTCCCGCTGTGGTCCATTAAACTTCCAAGGAGACTGAGCTTCTTACAGGAGGCTTGCAACTTCACCATGTCACTCagtctgagggagagagagagacacatactGTACCTTTAGCTTACACAATATCATTATATATAAACAACATGagattatacagtataatacgaGTTTCCTCTACATGTACTGTACACTTACAAAAAGACAGACATAAAATAGGACAAGAAAATTGAATTGGTTGCTATGACATTTGGCCTCCTGCATTGATTGTGGCTGCAAGTGAATTCACCGTTAACACGCCAGTCAacatcattaccactcactgtgctGTGACATGGCATACACAGGCatcactgtggatcaaggaatttaAATGCCTGAATCCATTCGGCACCCTCTATTAAGCCTTGCTTAAACTCCGGTACtttgtcaccttgccatgagcacactgcccATCATAACACAAGaacacttcatgattaatttaaagtactgctgtcccattacttttggcatgttagtgtagtATGTATAGTATGCTGAAGTTACTCACTGATAGACATTGTCATACGTCCTGATCATAGGTTTGGGGGTCATAAGCAGAGCTTGGAAACTGTCTAGAGTGGGATCATCCCAGAACTGGAGAGACTGTGATGCCTCATACTGTATCTGTGGATCAAATTAAATAGTTTGGTAGTTTAGGATCAtttcatcaccatcatcttcaTATTATGGTAGAATACTGTACATGCTCACTTAAGGTGGTAGGATATGTTTAATGTCGATGTGCTGGAtctaacacacacatacttgtTAGAACCTTAAAAGCACATATACAAAACATCAGTATGTTCAGAGAACCAATAAGTCAGTCCCTGAACAGTAATGCTGACCTGTTTGTAGGTGCAGGCAGTCATGTCTGCACACATATTAAGATGACCAGAGGGATCCACGAAGACCACTTGAAAAGCACTGTGGAACTCAGGCAGagaaggctaaaaaaaaaaaaaaaaagatgtcaaaTTATGAGCACAAGTATTAAAGTTGAAATGACTTGGGTTTAGTGAAACGTGATAagcacaaacttttgttgaatatccGGCCCCGGTTTACCCCCAGCATTcttaaatacagcacttttagccgatgttcccaacaggcttacaatgctagtgaaagGGGCATAGCATTGTCCATGCAAAGAAAGGGCAATTTTTTTCACCATTAACAAGATCAAAGTAGCTCTAAACTTCATTGGTATAATTCCAGATGAAATGCATTaatatttccacagaattaattttgtaGTCTGCACTTGGGGAGTTTGGTAATGCTTGTTAAATGGtgcaatttctttgcatgggcaatactatgcccctattgctatCATTGGAAGCCCATTGAGAGAATTgtctaaaagcgctgtatttcagaatgctgggtgTGAACTGAGGTGGGATTTTCGACAAACGTTTCaaaatttcacaccagatttctcctttaatggaTAAATATTATTTCCACAAGGTTGCAAGTGCTATAAAATtaatatagtttattttattgCAATATACCATTCTAACTACAGTAAAATAACCAAAAACTGGTGTGATACAAATCGACAAAAATATAGACAAATAAAAATTACATGTTTAACACATCATTAGTTTAAACCAATTATCAAGGACACAAAAACTGTATGATTACAAAATCATTGTGCACACTCAAAATATTGAAAAGTTGAATTACTGCTTACCGCTTTTGAATCTGGGTTTTTCGCCAGAGTAATACCACTCTTAGTCAGGTCTGTGGAAGCTAagttaagagagagaaaaaaaaaagattagtatcatattttttgcacaataaggcacccttaaaatccttttattttcccaaaaatcgtcattgctaTTTTGGGTGCTACAAGTTTATTTAACAAACCATGATACTCTTTCTGATGCTGTGCTGTAACCTATTCTGAGCAATTACTGTTTAAACTCATCCCAGAGTAAATTAAACTGCTTGTTTGATTCAACTGTTTTATTACTCATGCATGGGTGGAGAATCAAAGGTATTTTGGGAATGTTTTGCTGCCTTGACTGTGTTTAAGGCATCATGAAATCTGAAAATTAAATTAAGGACTTCAGGTCATTCAGGTAGGGTCCAGTATCAGAGAGCTGAGAGAGACATGTTGAGAGATGTAATAAGCTTGTTGATTGTTAGAGGAAGCGATcgatttcagtatttttttgctaaaaaaaaaaaaagtgtcaaaattgTTTGCCCATATTTGGAATTTTGTATGAAATTAtataagtttttttgggttgttCCAATACAAACAAATGAAATTAAGATAACAAAACATGTAATTACAATCATTTTCTAAGAGAAACATttcttgggggaaaaaaaaaaaaaaaaaaaaaaatcagggatgCCATTTTTGCATATTAcattaatgtatattatttatttaacccttgtgtggtgttcgggtctgtgggacccgttttaatttttcatgaaatgatactaaaaatatattttttctaactcaaactcattggcattggctcattttttgtgaaaacacatatcaaaacacattttcgataaacacacacactacttgcTAATtaagaattgcttaattttgctgatttaaatacaaaaacaaagtaaacgagtaacaaaaatatgaacaccacacaagggttaaagaatgTATACACCAAGTGTGCTCTTACCCAAGAAGTGCAGTGCATTTCTGAGCAGCTGGTATGCATTCATTGTTTTCCCCACTTTGTGAGTGGAGAGAAGATAAGCCATCAGCATGGCAGCCAAAAATCCACCAAAGCACCCAGTCCCCTGTGGAATCACATAAAATAGGCTTTGTGTGAACAATGGATTTGAATGCATATAAGGTTAAGCCTCTGAAAAACTTAATAGACTTACCTGATCGAGCTCCCTCTGCCTCAGCCACACTTTGAGGAGAGCTACAGCATCTCTGAAAGCAGGACACTGGTCGCTGTGTGCAGTAAGGAACTGCAGGTGTGGGCGAGGGAGGTGATCTCCCAGTACTGTGCTGTTATAATGTGGAGTTGAAGGCTCTGTGcgttctaaaaataaataaataaataaataaaaaaacatgaaaaaagatgCCATGTTTGTTTAATGTCTTCACACAGTGAGGAAAGGGTTTAGGAAGGTAAAGTACATGTTAGAAAACTGTTACCTTGTTCAGAGCTTATGCCAGTAAACCAATCTGTCCGGATGTTGTTCTTCTGAGGGTGGAAGCGGCTTGGTTTGAGAAAGTCCGGAGGAGGAATAGCGTGAATTCGAAGTGTTACGCTGCTGTCCTTACCTGTAAGTAATAAAAGTTGTGCACAATTCAAACACATTGGTCTAAAACAGCCTAAAGTTCCACTCTTAGAGACCTCTACCATCCTTCTGTTCCTGACAATTTGAGAAGGAATATCTAATAAACCAACCAGCCATCCCATTAACACATCCTGTGCCTAATATTAGGTACTGTGGATCCCCTTGTGCCGAAACAACAGATCTGACCATTCAAAGTATGGACCTCTAAAAGCGTCCTGTAGTATCTGGTTTTGGCAATTGGTATTCATGTTAAAAAGGGGTCCATCTGTACCAATCAAGATACAAGGCTAAATACCATATTAACCTTTCGAGACAAACAGAACTGCACCGTTTAGCTTAAAGAGGAAACACAATCGAAAAGGGCTGCTTATACACTACTCGAAAGTACATTTTTGAAACTTTATTTCTTTAGCCTTTTAAATACTAGTTCTCTACCTTTTGTGGTGGTTAAATGTGGTCTGCAGAATTTGCTGCTTTgtgcgtttttttattttatttaatttttttagaccTGCTGTGTTCCGATCTTTCCTGTTTGGGCTAAAAGACACCCTTTTGAGAGGAATATCCAGCTAGTCGTGTTAAAAAGTCTTTACTGTGCTTCCTCCATGAGAAGCATTAGTCTTATACATTCTACAAATATATGAGTTTAAAGACAATAATGAGTTTAAAGAAACagttaaaaacaaacaagcaaaccaaGGCTAGACTGGCCAAGGTAAGAGGAGGCAGCAGTAATATAGGTAGACAGCTTATTGCCTGTCTGGACCCATATAGCTGTTAAGCAAGGAACCCCTGCATACCAGAAAAAatccacaagacctgcctgatgttgtGGAGCTAATCTGAGCAGCAGAAAACTGAGAATAATGTTTGGGTCTTGCATCCGGGCCAGTGGACTACTGTTAACTTAAGCCCACTAGAAAATATAAAGGAAGATAAACATCATACCTGAAGGTGTCACCAGCAGGACTGGGCGGAGCCGGTTGCCATGAAGGCAGGAAAAGTGCAATGGGCCCACTTCAGGTGATGAAGCAAGGTGCTGTGCCAGGCCTGCCAGATAGAGTGCCCTCTTTCGTGGGTATCTCTGGTTTATGCCATCCATTGGGTGTAAGACATTCTACAAAGGAGAAAAGGAGGTAAACCATACATCCAAGAGATGTGATAAaatgtaacactttataataagatatatatatattttttacatggtTTAGAATATTTGTAGCTAAAACGTACTGGAGGAATTGTGACAGCCAGGTCGACAGTAACTCTAGGTTTGATGCAGGTGCCCAGTGGATAACTCCCGATCAAGTCAACAGAGGCAGGGGGCTCCATATGGAATTTGCCATTAACTTCTGGAACCATGGTGAACGGTACATCAATTGCAGAGTCTTCCAACCAAGACACGTCTGTTAACtaggaaaaaaatatgaaagcaACACAAGGCAAGGAATTCATTTTGTTATTTGCTTAACAGAAGTGAATAGCTTAGATGAAGTAGAAGTCTCATTACCTCCACCACTGGAGTTTCAGGAACGGACTGCAGGAGATCAGTGATCTCTTCCACAAATGAGTCCAGCAGCTTCTTTCTGCGTTCGCTCAGTGCCACCTccttcagcagctcctccatcTGCAAAGCAACCCCAGCAAATCAGCCATAGATAACTTAAGATGTTAGATGTGATCCATTAATTCAGTCTTTCAGTACACATTCTGGATCACAAAGGTACTTTTACAGTAGGGCATGTCAAGACTGTCCGATTACTGACCTGCATTTTCAACAAGCTACAGTGGAACAGGTTCTCTGCTTCCTTCAGCTGATTGAGCTCCTCAACTGTTGGAGCTTTGTACAGATCTCCTTTGGACAATTTAAGTGGACGAACAACATTATCCTTCTTGGAGGCTTCCATTGAACTTTCCACATCATCTTCACTCTGAGCAGTATTTGGTATATCCACCTGTAAGAGAGAACAGTACATAAATAGCAGAAAACATTATTTCAGATTATTCAAATTATGAACAGAAAAAGTTGTGAACCATAAATTAACTATGTTTATGCCTTATGTGTTACAAACACCTAATCTCTGAAAAATGCCCAGAAACACAAAACATAATACAAATTTAGGATATTTCATAAAATTATTATTGATAGTTAGTTAACTACTTAATAAGTAAAAAGAACAGgaatattcaaaataaaataagcttggttagctagtttgtCTCAGCCACAGTAACTTTAATCCTCTGCacattgtttattaaaaaagaagCTCAAACCTCATTTTCCAGGTCTTCAGTTGAAGTCAAATGTTTCCTCTTCATCTTAAAATGCAAACGATTCCAAAACCACCCGGAAAATAAATCATGGATCCAAAGAACTATAGTTTTATTCCTTCAGCCAGCAGCAGCCCCAGCACCGCACTGTAAACTCACATGGAGCCCCAGTGCCACATACAAACCCAGAGTGTGACGCGCCTGCGTCGTGATTGGCTGGAAGCTAGTGTAGCTCGTCTGCTATTGGCTAAATGTATATTGGGAACGCCTTCTAGTCAAGTTTCTGTGAGAACGCAGCAGAGCTTCTCCAAAACCCAAAATAAAAGTCTATTCACAGCATAGACTCTATATACCTATTTACAGTCTATAGTTTACAGTAAAAGATTTACGCAACACTTCTGTATTAATATATATGTCTCCAAAATGTTTTAGTATAATAATATCCAATGTTAATATAGGTTTACAAAAAAGagagtatttaaaataaataattactgaAATATAAATCAATATTAGATATTCTTAAAACATTTTGAAGGCAGGAATAAGATATAACAGAAAACAGTCTGACACAATAATTCACTGCTATATCGGAAATCCAAAAACCTAACCAATTAGAAtccaaaaagacaaaaatagttaaaaaatagtagaaaatagtaaaaaaagagtaaaaaaatacaaataaaaaatcacGTCAGAAGAAATATAATGCGATCTTTTCATATATAAACATATCTCTTCCAGATTTGTATGTGTTTTGTAAGGTCACAATTTAGCTGGCCTTTTTTTCATTCGTTATATTAGTCCGATATTTGtccttttcatttttatatatttttttattcatgtgaaTTTCTAATTTTTGCAGAGTCTTTGGTTATGtctttgttttatgttttcaaatgtattaatacaaaataatgaaaataatattttatgaataataTGTAAAATCGTCAGTGTCGTCCTGCGCATGCGCAGTGTAAAGTTAAGTACAGGATGAATCCGGCTATGAGCTACAGTTAGGTTATTGTTTGGACTTCGTTTAtggcattttaatttttaaaaacgcttCTATAAAGTTGACAACGCATGAAAGGGTTGTTTTAAGTTGCGCTACATTACTGAGGTGTGTGTTTATTTCATTTGCTTGCTGTTTGGCCAGTTAGCTCTTCGGTTGCTAACAGACAGTGTACCTTtgaagttagctaactagcttgctaggttgttagctaacaggctaatatTATTGAAGTGTATTTATCTATTTCTCTCAGAAAATGTCTACTAAAGAAGTGAAGGCATCTTTAAAAAGTGCCAGAGAGGCAATCAAAAACAAGGAGTTTAAAGAAGCTCTGAAACACTGTAAGGTAAGAATATCATCACAACTGACAgcagcacctgtattttccagTAATACACATAGTTATGACAGATTGTCATGATCTGAACTGTGTCTTTCTCCTCTCTCCCAGGCTGTTCTGAAACTAGAGAAGAACAACTACAATGCCTGGGTTTTTATTGGAGTTGCAGCCAGTGAGCTGGAGCAGCCAGACCAGGCCCAGAGTGCCTACAAGAAGGCAGCAGAACTGGAGCCTGAGCAGCTGCTTGCATGGCAGGTTGGTGCTGCTTAAATATGACATTAGTATTAGGGGTGgtatggccctaaagtaatatcacaatattttatggtatttttccaaTAACAATACTTGTGTATATCTGAAGTATATCTAACGGTACACTACAGCatcaaaatgaaattaaaatgttattattgcatacgatatatgcatactaaaaacagcaaaaaagtagtaccctgatgtgataattaggggtgggtgatttggcactatattttaggatataatatcgtttAGGATATTCAAAATGTTGgtaatattattgcgtacgatatgatatggcattcCCCTTAATGAGTACTCATGTAGTCTGAGTCTATTTTGGTTCTAAAAATCCACACTGTTGCATCTGTAAATGTGAAACAATGGTAAGGCCTGTTTCCACAGTATTGATACTATTCATCTGTAATATCTGTTGCTAGCACATGGCAAGCTTATCTCCAGTTTTACAATCTGTCACCCTTTCTGACCTAACTTGAGTCTGAAAGTTGTACCAATACTGACCAATATTGACTAAtataataattgaaaaaaaaatacagttacttTGACCAAAAGTTAAGAATTTATTGCATACATTTTAATTAGGGATATCCATGATCTGATCACATGATCGGAAATCTGGGTCAATTTATTTTCAACATAATTTTCAAAGGATTGAAATTGGCTAGAAGATGCTACAATCGAACTGagcattcatgtttttttttgttttgctgtgcAGAAAACATTCAATCATGATATTTATTTTGTGTATCCAGGGCCTTGCAAATCTGTATGAAAAAAGTGATCAAGAAGACTTCAAAGCTGAGCTGCCCAAAATTTATCAGAAACTCATAACGTTATATGAAACGTAAGTATGTCTAAGTCTAAGGAGCACCAGCCCATCTTGTTACTCACTTTGgcctttttttaattatgaatctTACTGTTTGTCCAGTTCAGACAAAGTCAAATGCTTTGAAGTGAGTAAGAAGTTGGTGGACATCTATCAGGCTGAAAATAACTATTTAAAGGTAAAGAAAACAGATTTAGATTTTCACAACCATTTTTTCTTTACACCAGAAGCAGTATAAATGTAGTAGACATTTAGTTAGTTATCCTGAATGTGAGCTTTGCTCTATTGTGTGTGTACATGCAGGTGGCAAGAGTGTGGCTGCGACTCATCCAGGTGAGGGAGGCAGAGGAAGGCGTGGAGAATTTCGAGCTGCTTGGACTTTGGAGAGAAATGATCAAGCAGCTCCAGGGCACTGTGGAAATGCAAGACAATGAGACTCAGCAACATGTGCgttattttgttttttcaaaTGGCTTTAGTAAATTCGATATAGCATATTTATGTACATTATGGGAAGTTTCTTAAAAAGGGATTAAGCCCAGTCTTGGACTTGTACAAATTCAGactgtaagtatatttttttctgtgagaGTCTAAAACTGAATATTCTATTTTTAGCTCCTCTCTGCTTTTGAAAAAGCTCTCCAACTAACAGAAAACATACCGGGTGAGGACCATCAGCAAATCACAGAAGATTATATCAAATATCTTTCAAAAGTAAGTGCTAATCATCGTAAATTATCTCTGCTGGGGTGACATGTTTGAGGAATTCTAATAACTGAAAATAAAAGGAAGTgcattgacttgacttgaatctTTAAATAAGTAACTGTTTTGCTTGTTACCACAGCTTCCTCATGAAGTGGCAAAGCTGAAAGAAGTGTGCGCAACCATGCTGACCCTCTACCCAAAAGACACCTATCCTCTAGCAGTACTCGGAGAGCATTATCTGCTGTCAGGTAAGAGAGTAGAGTTAGGCAGTTTGGTTTATATTAATGTCAAAGTGGAGTTTTTTCTTTATAcaaagaagcagagcttctttTTTAACTTAAACAGGcggaaaatgttttatatttttcatattattatatCTGGTAATTAaggttgtatttgtttgtttttatatttggTGGTAGATGATTGCAGTGAAGATGCTGTTAGCTGCTACACTCGTCTGCTGGAGATGGACCCAGTCAGTTCACTGGCCCACTTTGGACTGGGTCTAAAGTCTCTTCAGGATCAGAAATATGAAGATGCTGCCAAATGTTTTGGCCTTGGTTAGTGtgaatttaaacacttttaactaCTCCTAGGGCTgtattttacaccctgtgcaaggcacattGCGAttctcattgctgtcttacaagTCTATTTACAGTCTATTTGCATGCCTTGCACGTGCACTGTTTAAATAACAACGGTGCTACACCTTTGGGTGGGAtcatctggaagtgaggtgttttcaTGTAATTTGTGgcgtattactatcttggcaatggaaaacataCTGGTGTCACTGACTGAATAGAACCCTGACTACGGTCAAAcatttattgctattttggcaacaaGTGCAGAAGAGTGGTCCAGCGGGTAAGTGCTgcgactatgatcaggagatcgccggttcaagtcctgtttatgcagcttgctatcagctaccggagccTTGAGGGCACAgttggctctctctgggtgggttccacacatcactccaaaaggccCCTAGTGTTCAGAATTGCCAAACAAAGTTAATCTATGACAGTTTTAAATAAACACTGCTCAGTGTTAAATGTCAAActtacagtgttaatttaacactgacaaatCTGCAGCGTATCCAATAGTCCACATATGTTCTGAACGCAGTGACTTATAGCAGGTTAATTTTATTGTGACATGCTTGGGGGCAGTGGGTATTTAGGGGAAGAGCACTGCTAGAGGCTTCTGTTACACCTCTGTTTTCTTTAACTGCAGGACTGAGACGAATGGGCTCCAGTGTCTTTGGCTTGTACAACCTCGCTCAGGCtgaattaaaaatgcacaaatatTCTGACAGTGCCTTTTC from Astyanax mexicanus isolate ESR-SI-001 chromosome 22, AstMex3_surface, whole genome shotgun sequence includes:
- the nol6 gene encoding nucleolar protein 6 — translated: MKRKHLTSTEDLENEVDIPNTAQSEDDVESSMEASKKDNVVRPLKLSKGDLYKAPTVEELNQLKEAENLFHCSLLKMQMEELLKEVALSERRKKLLDSFVEEITDLLQSVPETPVVELTDVSWLEDSAIDVPFTMVPEVNGKFHMEPPASVDLIGSYPLGTCIKPRVTVDLAVTIPPNVLHPMDGINQRYPRKRALYLAGLAQHLASSPEVGPLHFSCLHGNRLRPVLLVTPSGKDSSVTLRIHAIPPPDFLKPSRFHPQKNNIRTDWFTGISSEQERTEPSTPHYNSTVLGDHLPRPHLQFLTAHSDQCPAFRDAVALLKVWLRQRELDQGTGCFGGFLAAMLMAYLLSTHKVGKTMNAYQLLRNALHFLASTDLTKSGITLAKNPDSKAPSLPEFHSAFQVVFVDPSGHLNMCADMTACTYKQIQYEASQSLQFWDDPTLDSFQALLMTPKPMIRTYDNVYQLSDMVKLQASCKKLSLLGSLMDHSGNYVLAVLPFILSLLQRGLGQRIRLLVHSLPKDPEWSVYSEPPKHKDQPPLSFGMLLNPEQCFSVLERGPPADSPEAAEFRQLWGSLSELRRFQDGAITEAVLWPGSSTCEKRKILLKIITHLLELHADIPNSSVLFVGGRVHEVIKLRKEIKSTGEEESLKVVQSFDDLSRKLWQLEGLPLSITSVQGAHPALRYTQVFPPEPAKLESSFFKKEKTLNALLPQDWKACPHYITPVKVICHMEGSGKWPNERLAIRHIKAAFHLRLGELLKQQHDYMCQATPAHLDVWKDGLLFRIQVAYHREPQVLREKVTPEGLLIVRDNPEAQALEVETQHKPFLTSTLHGLQQQHPCFGAVCRLAKRWLGAQLFMGEIGEDAVDLLVAFLFLQPAPFTPPSSLQVGLLRFLHLLSSFDWRINPLVVNLNGKLTASDCTEIKNHFIASRESLPVMFIATPNDHKASIWTKTGPSVPVLQRMVTVAAESLHVLEAQFAQPSQNHDIRVVFRPPLEAYDVLIHLKTKQVPLAAQAVDPSPITFPRGISKGEGGSLGGAFPVMDFDPVKLYLSELRDAFGDLALFFYDPFGGKVIAVLWKPKAFEQQPFKTSLMNGRKVEVVNEVATTAPNVEAIVEDFRIMGEGLVENVEPRTEKWVV